The Branchiostoma lanceolatum isolate klBraLanc5 chromosome 19, klBraLanc5.hap2, whole genome shotgun sequence DNA segment ACACAACCTAATCATGTCAATCATAGCACTGGTGCATTTCAAAACACATGGAATTAATTATCAGGAAGATCTCACTCTTGTATATATTTTATCAGGGGACTTGGAGAGCCGTTGTAGTACATATTTGGTTACAAATGGCAAATCTGTCCAGCTAACGCCGTTGGCAAATCACTCAACCTATTGTTTCAGCAACATGATACGGTGTCGAGAATAGACAACAGATTTTTCGCATCAAATCTTGCATGGGAGGGGTAAGTTGTAAAACAGGTTTTTGATTTTTCAGGGTAAGTTGTCACGGTGAATGCACGGCTCAGATTGGCCAAGATAAAGGACTATGTAACTTCCTTGCCCTGAACAAGGACGAGATCGCTGAAACATTCTGAGATCCGCAACTGCTGTTCCTCTCGAACAAGCCGGAATAGAAGTAGGTGCTGATTTGTATTGTTGTTGCTTAAaagagtcctaaactctagaagggagtgttattttccactagattatgtatcaatgaatacatcaCCAgttgactttttacagaattccgcttgagGTGAAtttcacaaggtgtgttttgtaaaataatatgtaactcactaaacccgtgcagaccctacccacgTATTCCCTATACGCATACTCGCTTCCTTtatcgtgaatatttttggcatgaatgaggggggttaagcacaataagaaggccagttgctaataagatataaaggaacacataacaagacaatTTTTTCTTAACCCCCCTGACATCTTATGTGTAGCCTAACTTTTGCcaggccttgtcaggtacattgtattcaggcataggctgaggttgtttaatttgattaattacaaaatagaggatcaccaggggaatttagtagaatactcaatgctttttgatgcgcacgggactagtgggtactttatcgtatactgtaataagtattcatttttacttcctaaaattatcatctatggGAAAATAATTctccccctctggagtttaagACTCCTTTGAATCGAGGATAGATAGAATGGAAAGTTGACCATTATAGCATAGATAGGTTTGAtgaaggacattatatataatgccCTTGGTTTGATGTGGAAGACTTGTTGTCTATCCTCGACTCCGTAGGTTGATGCAAAAAAACTTCACGATCTAATTCATACAATCTCAAAGCCgatttgttgttattgttccaTGAAGTACGTATAACCCTTATCTTTCTCTCTTTATTTGACGATTTCTACGCATTTGTAAGTTTTAAGCGTCCaaagaaccaaggaggttttatagaGAAAGAACACACATATTTTGCACTACTTTACAGTATCAAGACCCTTCGTTGTCTATTCATATCCGTTTAGTTACAAAAAGGAATCATTAGCAAAAAATCCCACCTGAAGTGGCTTTGTTACCATTATTGTTATTCTTTGAATAAATTCTATACATGTTTATGTAGCATCAACTTTGTGTATAGCGCATTTTGCAACATTCGACTACCCAACTCCATTATTCTAATCAACTGTGGATCGGATGTTAGGTGACTTTGCCGGAAAatccgtacaaaaatgtacggAACAAAGTCGAACCGACAACTCAAAGCGCTTGGTTTTGCAACAATCGACAACAAAATGCGCTgagatgacatttacataagaccGGGGgtgttaaaggtgccctaagcgatttcagggggtaaaacttgaaatattctggggaaaacaattctgttttgtgaggtagAAATTGACGTTTGCTTCCCCATATTACGACATCTGCATCAtaatttcagactttgggcgtttaaaaatagcacagaagcaagccacaaaaggagtatttgatttattgggtccccccaaaaatcaggccagaatccagccgtaaccgttttctgttgacaattttcggtaacttccggccgcgtgacgtcacaatgcccaaggacattgagccatgaccacgtgattatttcttcggatgcgttcgggacgtatcggtcagaatcgtgcatgttcggaagatttgaaatgatggctggcctccaagtgctcagattttcaatgagttgccaccacacaacgacatcacatttttgctccatgatggtcgatatgtgatgatatagtgttatctaaacttactatggatagaaatcagaaaaaaaaatgattttgaacatatgactttcagcgctctaatattgcttaggttgcctttaataacCCACAACTTGGCCATCATTTTCTAATTGTCgttgacgttcggtgacctgccagcagccatatgattggacctcgctagaagtAGAAGACTATTGTCtgttgtacagtgtacatgtacacgggGTAGCAACCTTTATAGAAAGTAGCCAAAAATAAAatcgtttcagtagtttctttcaagatcctttgtTCTTTAAAAAGCGTAAATATATGGCCTACTATGAGGGCCGTCATTCGACTTATGATATGTCCTGCTACTGGAGAGAACAACGTTTACGTCAAACAACTTGTCGGACTTGCGGTTTCCCCCATGAGGCAATCACTCCGCAGGCTTGATATGAATGCCTTGTCAGCTTCCTCGCCCTCCAGTAGAGGACTGTCTTGTTTTATCTACTTGCAATCTAAACAAAAAACTTTCATTCAAACTCCCGTGACATTggacatggtacatgtatataatatatcatAACTCGAGagtgcctgggtggattgtcttcatacttggtctTTTcaagacctcgaaatgattagatttaggGCCCACTagtggcttgttatggtactgcagcggaacttccgggtttgatatctcgtgttttggacatgctatggccatgacttttgagtggtagatagcaaAAAAGTCATCATGTTGACGAAGGCTATAAATATATGACGGATGAATACTGCCAAAACAGCCCATAGTTCATGCTCCttttgctttgaaaaaaaaaaacaagatagaaaaaaatagcGCTGTTCTTGTGGGCCACCGTAGAATCCGCTGataagctttttttttcttcttatttcagGGTTGCATAGTAGCTTTGATGCTGTAAAATGGGAGCATCAAAAGGAATCCTCTTCGCCTTGTCGCTTTGTTTCTGCGGGCTACTTCTGTTATACACAACaaaggtaagttttttttttcaattttacttTTAAACTTAAAAATTTAACCCGTGTTAGGGAAAGGAAACATTCTGTTGAAGTGTGAATTGTTTCAAAGACTTACTATCCgtttgttttgcaaaaaaagaagGACTTTCGTGGGAACAAGCTTTCTTAAAGCACCTCTAATAGGTCTCCTTTTGAATAGCCTGTATGTCAGACCTTGGATCGGTCTCTAGAATATCCATCGTTAGGGGTCAAGTTGACTATAAAAAGATTTTCGAGCAGTGGGACGAGAAGCTGATACTAATGGCCATTTACAACACAGGAAGCCTACTACAGGGCAGATACCACAGGCAGACTTGTGCCTAGCCACTCGGGGCACGAATATACAATAAATgtcttcattcttcttcttcttctttatccCTCCCTTAGGAGAGCAtagttaaaaaaagttaaaatcctcccacaccataattgatgtatggggcggtgcccatctccgtttcatagccctggggccacactgtggtgcaatcactgcagcagggggctagtccactggcagtggagtgtgtttaacttccatactgtttcataagtatgtaccatttttataaagtctttggtatgactcaatgcgcctcttgtccagaggtgccctacctgaggctagaaccccagtccttctggtccaagtaatttgaaccagatgtggcagagtagcaaaggcgcagaccactacaccacagggacaccagAGCATAGCACATttaaaatataacagtattgatacatattcagaagacaaagaaatatttacaaatctcaCGTTGTATGCCATCCGTCACATCTATATGTCTAAGCCTGTGGCGCTCGTTGTTCTACTGTAGTGTTCGATTTCACTTAAGTCTCTACTCCCCTCACCGGGAATAATTTTTCAACGGCTTATAAGTTGTCATCACacataatcacatggtcatcagCCCTATCCGCATAGCTTCATCACACTTCAGTTAAATATAACGGTATTGATACATCtataaaagacaaaacataTTCACACATCTCACGGCCAGTGACGTATGCCACATTAATATGTCAAAGCTTGTGTTACTTGTTGTTCTTCTGTAGTGCTCGATTCATTTCTGTCTCTCCTCCCCTTATCGGGTATAATTTTTCAGCGGCTTTTAAGTTGTCGTCACACATAACCACATGGTCATCAGCCCTATTTCCTTTCACAGTTTCCACATTGTGACCCTTACATACATTCTCTGGTGTCCTTTCTTGACTCTAATTACCAGGTATAGTTAAAGTCTCTGTTCGTCTCAGTTCCTGGGTTTTACTATATCAATGTCTGTAAGTTCTTTGTTCTTTGCGCGTGTGTTGCAGGCTGTTGCTATCATTTCCATCTCGTGTGCTTCTTCaataaatgtcttcattcattcattcatttattcattcatcaccAAGGAAACGTTCTCTCCCCTTGCATTCCAACACAGGAGAAGAACCTGATGTTCAAAAAACCGAAGAACCCGATGTTCAAAAGACCGAAGAACACGATCTTTAAAAAACCGAAGAACCCGATCTTCAAAGAACCCCCCTTTGAATCATCCcatgaacaaaataaacaaaaacgaGTAATAAACATTAATGGGATCACCACAGCAGCCAACATGTCGGTATCTGTTGTTAATCCTCAGACTCAAGTTGCTGTTGGAGAAATATTATCAATCAAAATAGTTGCCCGTGATGCATATTCACGACCTAAACGTTACGGAGGTGATTTTCTATTGGCAAAATTGTGTACAGAATCTCCTGTAGATGCTTGCATGGCTGGGAGAATAACAGACTATGGAAATGGTACTTACACGGCCAAGTTTCTCTTAAACTGGCCGGGAGACAGTTCCGTCTCAGCTTTGCTGATACACCCGAGCGAAGCTGTACAAGTTCTTAGGAGGATCCGAGATTCCTTTTCAGACAGGCGGCTTACGTATTGCaaatttgaagacaaaaaattgaatatttcCGAATGGACCAGATGTAGCTTTGACCCAAATCATGATATTAATCCGCAAAGTATCTGTGATTATTCTAATCCGATACCGAACTCTACATGGGTCTGTGAAAAGCCAAAAGGGTTCACTTGCAACTCCATGGAGGCATGCCGACATAACGTAGAGGCCGAGAAAACGATGATAGAGAGGATGTTTACCGCAAGCGAGACTCAACTGTTTGACAGGTATTGTATACcatatatatttttcataatGTTGTACAATATCCCGCTAAACGTCATAGATAATGCACAAAAAGTAATAATAACGATTTGGAATGAAAATGGTTTTTAGTCTTTACAATGCAGGTTACGTACTAAGTACTGATTCGGTATAGATTATCCGCTGTTAAAGTAAGTTTAGCAGTCAAATCATCAGTCTAAGattatttcattcttttttatGGGCCAGCACTTTGCTGGGTCGCATGGAGAAACTTGCTGTATAGAATAAATCTCATGCCATTTAACCATTATGATTTATTCCCATTGCAGGACCCATGTAAATCAGAAGATTCCAGGTGATCTGAGGATCTTTGTAAGAGATAAAGGTAAGTACGTGATACGTGAATACTGAAACAACTGGTGAATAAAGTTGATTAACCAACTCCTTACTGTTTGACTGACAAGACTGTTCAAATGTTGACTGTGTGGATTTCAATATGTTAATATTGATGTTGAACCGTTGAACCATTTTacgtgtgtgtggggggggggggcactagtGACTACAGACCCCCCAACTTCCAACCTCTGTATGTTTTTGGTATTGTTGTTTTAGTGCAGTGAGTCTTAACACAACAAAGTGATTAGCTTCACAAATGGAGGAAGTTGATTTTGATCACTAAGCATTCGACGTTATGCCCATGGGAGAGGCACTTTACACGTCCTTCCCTGACGGTGGTGTGACGCCCACTGAGCCACTTCGGccaatctgtcaaaatgtgtgccaaaaacacactacggattcgGTGCGCGACATATCCACCAAGAGCCGTTAGATTTTTTAGAACTCATTACTTTTTATTATCTTCCCTACTAGGTTCTAACTATCAATCTAGTGCAGGGCCTCTACCACGTTGCGGTCCGCATCTGCCAGAGGCGATTTCTGAAGGGTACTGGTACAACGGCACGTGGATTTCACTCAGATGTCGATCGCTAAAATTCTCCACACATATGGCCCACAACTGTCTCAAGAACAAAGTCATCTTTATAATAGGCGATTCGACAGGAAGACAGTACAGGGATTACTTCATAGATATATTGAAAGGCAATCTGGTAATGATAAATGATGGTATGAGAAACCAGGAAAATATCTTTAACAGTACAGGATTACATTTCCGACTCCATGCCTATCCATCTGCACATGATAGTATGCATGCAAGGAGCCTTAAATATACTACCGAGATTATTGACAGCATCGTCGGTGGACCCAATGTAGTTGTCATTCTCAGTATATGGGCACATTATACTGCTTTACCCCTAGAAACGTTTACGTCTAGAGTTTACGGAATTCGCCATGCCATCGAACGTTTGCAGAGAAGAAATCCCGGCACAAAGGTCGTCTGGCGAACAAGTAATATGAGGGGACATACGGAGTTGGGTCACTTTGTGCAGAACAGTAACTGGTACGCATATCAATTTGTGCTGGCGGCCAAGCGGATACTCAGTGACCTTGATATATTTATTATGGATGTTTGGGATATGTCTGTATGTACTAAGTACATAATACATCCAGAGCCTCATGTTATCAAGAaccatattgatttgatattgtcttacatGTGCCCTCAGTAAAGACAGGAGAACATATTTTGAATTATGAAGATGATATCTTTCGGTACAGATCACAACCTGAGTCTCTATTTGTAAATATTaagcagactaaacttaatttcgtaaagcatactgcaatATGTTAGATATACCACTAAGATCAgtttttacttgttttacactagtccatcatagattagcgttttcacaaaatttgaaattggactcgttgagtattaacgttacatcaccaggccgcgaatttcaaattttgtaaaaacgctaatctatgatggactagtgtaaaacctTGTGTGTTGATGATGTACTGTGATTTAGCTCCTACTTTGGTTCTGAAATCTTTCTCAAAATACTTGAATGTGCACTTTTGTTTTTAGTCCAGTGAGATATAATCTTTTCAGTGTTATATTAGGCATTAACATTGTGTTCACAGCACTATTTGATTTAGATACTGAGGTGACTGTTGTAACTTTGATGTACAAAGTTTATGGCAACTACATGCCTGAGGGCTATATGCAAGTAGAAGTATATTATTTTGTTTACAGTGTCATCCAAGCCCATATGGGGCACAACACAGTAAATAATAAAGCACCCATGTATTTATGTTCCTCACCTTCTTATTGTGCAGTGCTCTTTTATTCAATCCCATTCTTCCAGT contains these protein-coding regions:
- the LOC136425225 gene encoding NXPE family member 3-like produces the protein MAHNCLKNKVIFIIGDSTGRQYRDYFIDILKGNLVMINDGMRNQENIFNSTGLHFRLHAYPSAHDSMHARSLKYTTEIIDSIVGGPNVVVILSIWAHYTALPLETFTSRVYGIRHAIERLQRRNPGTKVVWRTSNMRGHTELGHFVQNSNWYAYQFVLAAKRILSDLDIFIMDVWDMSVCTKYIIHPEPHVIKNHIDLILSYMCPQ